A portion of the Streptococcus urinalis 2285-97 genome contains these proteins:
- the asp3 gene encoding accessory Sec system protein Asp3 has translation MRTLIYWQHFAKSSYNHGGSFYFQDGKVFFSNPLMPPSFAMNEWVSQTNFQDNRVEPDLPLLKRGHTYQIDLEADIVPQKTVYIRIDYYNRLNDQIGFEILKNDKRDFCYPKDAYWYKISLINAGCESMVFKHMVIYDDEVTFEGDSAREELSVTMQHKCESQAYHLVFLEEKGDQIPENVLSQLPNLIVISDYKQHDFFLSKDIEKLVWELSQLKELNLIGVGPFGNFAVTYYRYRYHNIKAFVTSSFYSPREYLNLLTPVVANKTSKLKDVWQYKQTNKALTYYGDNLDDKQLTIVSRFLKSTEQLNYLPFLN, from the coding sequence ATGAGAACACTAATTTACTGGCAACACTTTGCAAAATCAAGTTATAATCACGGTGGTTCTTTCTATTTTCAAGATGGGAAAGTCTTTTTTAGTAACCCCTTGATGCCACCAAGTTTTGCAATGAATGAATGGGTATCACAAACAAATTTTCAAGATAATCGTGTTGAGCCAGATTTACCTTTATTAAAAAGAGGCCACACTTATCAGATTGATTTAGAAGCAGATATTGTTCCTCAAAAAACAGTCTACATTAGGATTGATTATTACAATCGTCTCAATGACCAAATTGGTTTTGAAATCTTAAAAAATGATAAGCGTGATTTTTGCTATCCCAAAGATGCCTATTGGTACAAAATTAGCTTAATCAATGCAGGCTGTGAGTCAATGGTTTTTAAGCATATGGTGATTTATGATGATGAAGTAACTTTTGAAGGAGACTCTGCAAGAGAGGAACTTTCGGTCACCATGCAACATAAATGTGAATCTCAAGCTTATCACCTGGTCTTTTTGGAAGAAAAAGGCGATCAAATACCAGAAAATGTGCTTTCTCAATTGCCAAATCTAATAGTAATTTCAGATTATAAGCAACATGACTTCTTTTTATCAAAAGACATCGAAAAACTTGTTTGGGAGTTATCACAGTTAAAAGAATTAAATTTAATTGGTGTTGGACCATTTGGTAATTTTGCAGTTACCTATTACCGTTATCGCTACCATAATATTAAAGCATTTGTGACATCTAGTTTTTACAGTCCCAGAGAATACCTCAATCTCCTGACGCCAGTAGTAGCTAATAAGACCTCAAAGTTAAAAGATGTATGGCAATATAAGCAAACGAATAAAGCTTTAACCTACTATGGTGACAATCTTGATGACAAGCAACTAACTATTGTGTCACGCTTTTTAAAAAGTACTGAACAACTCAATTACTTACCATTTTTAAACTAA
- the secA2 gene encoding accessory Sec system translocase SecA2, which produces MKKDTSLFSLDRRRLGKMRKKLEEINALKAEMAALTDDALSRKTLEFKERLANGATIDDLLVEAFAVVREVDKRILGMFPFDVQVLGGIVLHQGNIAEMKTGEGKTLTATMPLYLNALEEKGAFLITNSEYLAIRDATEMRKVYEFLQLSVGIGVFDDPNRKVEVEEKRAIYHSDIIYTTNSALGFDYLIDNLATSSDKKYMRPFHYAIIDEADAVLLDMAQTPLVISGAPRVQPNLYAVSDEFVLSLEEETDYYLDRERKEVYLKKKGINEAKRYFSQKGLYTKGNKELVRHLNLALKAHTLFENGKDYVIHDEEVKLLDKGNGRILSGTKLQGGIHQAIEEKEKVKVTPEMRSMASITYQNLFLMFDTLAGMTGTGKTAEDELIETFNMEVVRIPTNKPVIRQDFPDRIYTTLPEKINATIQFVKQIHTTGQPILLVTGSVRMSELFSEILLLEGLPHSLLNAQSAAREAQMIAEAGQMNSITVATNMAGRGTDIKLGQGVKALGGLAVIGTERMASQRMDLQLRGRSGRQGEPGFSQFFVSFEDDLIMESGSKWAHRYFKKHKDARDDAIPKELKGYRYRRLFKKAQETSDAKGQSSRSNTLEFDESVKIQRELIYQERDNIIYNRNKDFNADFIVKKVIADFVTNEEISRDNVTRFILDNMTYGFTGFPNQLSFKEKEAVHQFLNELAQEILDKKRLYLTKDFVDLERNSVLKAIDECWVEEVDYLQQLRTVAVARQTAQRNPIYEYHQEAYQSFLTMKEDIYKLTFRHLLLSEVTYTKKNELQIYFV; this is translated from the coding sequence ATGAAAAAAGACACCTCTTTATTTTCACTTGATCGCCGTCGATTAGGGAAAATGAGAAAAAAACTAGAAGAGATAAACGCTCTAAAAGCTGAAATGGCAGCCTTAACAGATGATGCTTTATCTCGAAAAACATTAGAATTTAAAGAACGTCTTGCAAATGGTGCGACCATAGATGACCTTTTAGTTGAAGCTTTTGCGGTTGTTCGTGAAGTTGACAAGAGAATTTTAGGAATGTTTCCATTTGATGTTCAAGTCTTAGGTGGCATTGTTTTACATCAGGGTAATATCGCTGAAATGAAAACAGGTGAAGGAAAAACCCTGACAGCCACGATGCCTTTATACCTTAATGCATTAGAAGAAAAAGGAGCTTTCTTAATTACTAATAGTGAGTATCTAGCTATAAGAGATGCAACTGAAATGCGCAAAGTCTATGAGTTTTTGCAATTAAGTGTAGGAATTGGTGTCTTTGACGATCCTAATCGAAAAGTAGAAGTTGAGGAAAAGCGTGCCATTTATCATTCTGACATTATCTACACCACAAATAGTGCACTGGGTTTTGACTATCTGATCGATAATTTGGCAACTTCTAGTGATAAAAAGTACATGCGACCTTTTCATTATGCCATTATTGATGAAGCAGATGCTGTCTTGTTAGATATGGCACAAACGCCACTTGTTATTTCAGGTGCACCGCGCGTGCAACCAAATCTTTATGCGGTTTCTGATGAATTTGTCCTTAGTCTAGAAGAAGAGACAGATTATTACCTTGATCGTGAGCGTAAAGAAGTCTATTTGAAGAAAAAAGGAATTAACGAAGCAAAACGCTATTTTAGTCAAAAAGGCTTATATACGAAGGGGAATAAAGAACTGGTTCGTCACCTTAATTTAGCACTAAAAGCACATACTCTTTTTGAAAATGGGAAAGATTATGTGATTCATGACGAAGAAGTCAAATTATTGGATAAAGGGAATGGCCGTATTTTATCTGGCACTAAACTTCAAGGCGGTATTCATCAGGCTATTGAGGAAAAAGAGAAGGTGAAAGTAACACCAGAAATGCGTTCTATGGCTTCAATCACTTATCAAAATCTCTTTCTAATGTTTGATACACTTGCTGGAATGACAGGAACAGGAAAAACGGCAGAAGACGAACTTATTGAAACCTTTAATATGGAAGTTGTCAGAATTCCAACCAATAAACCAGTCATTAGGCAAGACTTTCCTGATCGTATTTATACCACTCTACCTGAAAAAATCAATGCTACCATTCAATTTGTTAAGCAGATCCATACGACAGGACAGCCAATTTTACTAGTGACAGGTTCTGTTAGAATGTCAGAACTCTTTTCTGAAATATTACTCTTGGAAGGATTACCACATAGCTTGTTGAATGCTCAAAGTGCTGCAAGAGAAGCACAAATGATTGCTGAAGCTGGTCAGATGAATAGTATTACTGTTGCTACTAATATGGCAGGTCGAGGCACTGATATCAAGTTAGGTCAGGGTGTGAAAGCGTTAGGTGGTTTAGCAGTCATTGGCACAGAACGCATGGCTAGTCAACGTATGGACCTACAATTACGAGGACGTTCAGGTAGGCAAGGAGAACCAGGCTTTAGTCAATTTTTTGTTTCTTTTGAAGATGATCTCATTATGGAATCAGGATCAAAATGGGCACATCGTTATTTCAAAAAACATAAGGATGCACGTGATGACGCTATTCCAAAAGAACTAAAAGGGTATAGGTATCGTAGATTATTTAAAAAGGCTCAAGAGACTAGTGATGCTAAGGGGCAATCATCGCGCTCTAATACATTGGAATTTGATGAAAGTGTCAAAATTCAAAGAGAATTAATTTATCAAGAACGTGACAATATCATCTACAATCGGAATAAAGATTTTAATGCAGACTTTATTGTTAAAAAAGTAATTGCTGATTTTGTGACAAATGAAGAGATTTCTAGAGATAATGTGACACGTTTTATTCTTGATAATATGACATATGGATTTACAGGCTTTCCAAATCAGCTAAGTTTTAAGGAGAAAGAAGCTGTCCATCAGTTTTTAAATGAGTTAGCACAAGAGATTTTAGATAAAAAGAGACTTTACTTAACAAAAGATTTTGTTGATTTGGAACGCAATAGTGTCTTAAAAGCAATTGATGAATGTTGGGTAGAAGAAGTCGATTACTTGCAACAACTACGTACTGTAGCAGTAGCCAGACAAACTGCTCAACGAAACCCCATCTATGAGTATCATCAAGAGGCTTATCAATCTTTTTTGACCATGAAAGAGGACATTTACAAACTAACCTTTAGACATTTATTACTAAGTGAAGTAACCTATACTAAGAAAAACGAATTACAAATTTATTTTGTGTAA
- the gtfA gene encoding accessory Sec system glycosyltransferase GtfA → MTVYNINHGIGWASSGVEYAQAYRSSIFKKIGADAKFIFTDLFVQDNLSDLTRNIGFSDSDIIWLYGWFTDIPVGPVTVTLDDLKAKVSEPIIREETNGKSTKLFFSDDSFWTVYFNNPEKKTVHRVEIVSRNILVRKDYYTSRRIFSEYYYPKNKTIFVNERHFYNQDGSIAYIELVDGKESQFKFSNCLLPSKSAFFDYFMSQLQLTKEDVLILDRSTDIGQSVFRYAKPARLGVVIHAEHFSENAVTDQTILWNNYYDYQFTNASKVDFFITATEKQKEVLTAQFEKYTNQKPTIVTIPVGSIDQLQIPEEERKKHHAITASRLASEKHVDWLVKAVIKARKTITDLTFDIYGSGQESQLISSIIEENQAKDYIRLMGHHDLSKVYSQYDLYLSASKSEGFGLTLLEAVGSGLPLIGFDVRYGNQTFISDGENGYLISLENRDKESDIIEAICQKIIQLYRDANWEHFSEKSYQLAQGYLTTEIEQKWRALLEGGNQND, encoded by the coding sequence ATGACAGTTTATAATATTAATCATGGCATAGGCTGGGCAAGTAGCGGTGTTGAGTATGCCCAAGCTTACCGTTCTTCTATTTTTAAAAAGATTGGTGCAGATGCCAAATTTATTTTCACGGATTTGTTTGTTCAAGATAATCTCTCTGATTTGACTAGAAACATTGGTTTTAGTGACTCTGATATTATTTGGTTATATGGTTGGTTTACGGATATTCCAGTTGGTCCAGTAACAGTTACTTTAGATGACTTAAAAGCTAAGGTCAGTGAACCAATCATTAGAGAAGAAACAAATGGAAAATCAACGAAACTCTTCTTTTCAGATGATTCTTTTTGGACAGTTTATTTTAATAATCCTGAAAAAAAGACTGTTCACCGCGTTGAAATTGTTTCTAGAAATATTTTGGTAAGAAAAGATTATTACACAAGTCGGAGAATTTTTTCAGAATACTATTATCCAAAAAATAAAACAATCTTTGTCAATGAAAGGCACTTTTATAATCAAGATGGGTCAATTGCTTATATTGAACTGGTTGATGGAAAAGAGAGTCAATTCAAATTTTCAAATTGTCTTTTACCTTCAAAATCAGCTTTTTTTGATTACTTTATGAGTCAGTTACAATTGACTAAAGAAGATGTTCTTATATTAGATCGTTCCACAGATATTGGTCAATCTGTTTTTCGTTATGCAAAACCTGCACGTTTAGGTGTTGTGATTCATGCAGAGCATTTTAGTGAAAATGCAGTAACAGATCAAACGATTTTGTGGAATAATTATTATGATTATCAATTTACCAATGCTAGTAAAGTTGATTTTTTCATTACGGCTACTGAAAAACAAAAAGAAGTTTTGACAGCTCAATTTGAAAAATACACCAATCAAAAACCGACGATTGTTACTATTCCAGTAGGCTCCATTGATCAGCTTCAAATACCAGAAGAAGAAAGAAAGAAACATCATGCCATAACTGCCTCGCGTTTAGCTTCTGAAAAACATGTAGATTGGCTAGTAAAAGCTGTGATTAAAGCAAGAAAAACCATTACAGATCTTACTTTTGATATTTATGGCTCTGGGCAAGAAAGTCAATTGATTTCATCCATTATTGAAGAAAATCAAGCTAAAGATTACATCAGACTAATGGGACATCATGATTTGAGTAAGGTTTATTCACAGTATGATTTGTATTTATCGGCATCAAAAAGTGAAGGCTTTGGATTAACACTACTAGAGGCTGTTGGGTCTGGTTTACCTTTGATTGGATTTGACGTTCGTTATGGGAATCAAACGTTTATCAGTGATGGCGAAAATGGTTATCTTATTTCACTTGAAAATCGTGACAAAGAATCTGACATCATTGAGGCTATTTGTCAAAAGATAATTCAACTCTACCGTGATGCTAATTGGGAACACTTCTCTGAGAAATCATATCAATTGGCACAGGGCTATCTTACAACGGAAATAGAACAAAAATGGCGTGCTTTACTAGAAGGGGGTAACCAAAATGATTAA
- the gtfB gene encoding accessory Sec system glycosylation chaperone GtfB: MINLFDHYNQLSWDLHFSLISSGYKNPTIVLNDDGFLPNDVTSPYLFYLGYDVEDYSPLYYNQVAVPDYWEIIGTNTDAFVYDLAEKKAHISYSNPSHRRFVKEVDWLDHNGNVLVKDCYNKSGYRFAQKSYNKESKLVQTTYFNAIGQSVIVENHTTGDILLTQEDKEFVFKQKVDFVSHYLRDAQFDLSAIFYNSLATPFLVSYYLAKPGKDVLFWNEPIRQTIPGNMMALLEQKSRPTKIIFQDWQAFQKAQQLLSPQYKNQIDFLGFMYPNKRQNQLTANAFVLTNSDQIEGLEQIIRELPELNIAIGAITEMSPKLMALAQYQNVTLYPNIATPKVEELYQDCDIYLDINQFNEILTAVRTAFEHNQVILAFKSTAHQPKFTAKEHIVEDGHIADMIKQLKLLIKDEQAFRNAVEMQRFKDISSLPQDYQEKVGAFYDA; this comes from the coding sequence ATGATTAATCTCTTTGATCATTACAATCAACTAAGTTGGGATTTGCATTTTTCATTAATCTCTTCTGGTTATAAAAATCCGACAATTGTTCTTAATGATGATGGATTTTTACCAAATGATGTGACGTCACCTTATCTTTTTTATCTAGGATACGATGTTGAAGACTATTCACCACTTTATTACAACCAAGTGGCTGTACCAGATTATTGGGAAATTATTGGAACAAATACAGATGCGTTTGTTTATGATTTAGCTGAAAAAAAAGCTCATATTAGTTATAGCAATCCAAGCCATCGACGCTTTGTAAAAGAGGTGGATTGGTTGGATCATAACGGTAATGTTCTTGTGAAAGATTGTTATAACAAATCAGGCTATCGTTTTGCTCAAAAAAGCTATAATAAAGAATCAAAATTGGTTCAAACAACCTACTTTAACGCAATAGGACAAAGCGTTATTGTTGAAAATCACACCACTGGTGATATCCTTTTAACTCAAGAAGACAAAGAATTTGTCTTTAAACAAAAGGTTGATTTTGTCAGTCACTATTTGCGTGATGCACAATTTGATCTATCCGCCATTTTTTATAATTCCTTAGCAACTCCTTTCTTGGTTTCATACTACCTTGCCAAACCTGGGAAAGATGTCCTTTTTTGGAATGAACCTATCAGGCAAACTATCCCTGGGAATATGATGGCACTTTTAGAACAAAAGAGTAGACCAACTAAAATAATTTTCCAAGATTGGCAGGCTTTCCAGAAAGCACAACAATTGTTAAGCCCTCAATATAAAAACCAAATTGACTTTCTTGGCTTTATGTATCCAAATAAGCGTCAAAATCAATTAACTGCAAATGCCTTTGTCTTAACAAATTCAGATCAAATAGAAGGTCTTGAGCAAATCATTCGTGAGCTTCCCGAACTCAACATTGCTATCGGTGCTATTACTGAGATGTCTCCTAAATTAATGGCTTTAGCTCAATATCAAAATGTCACATTATACCCAAATATTGCAACACCAAAAGTTGAAGAACTTTATCAAGATTGTGACATTTACCTTGATATTAATCAATTTAATGAAATTTTGACAGCAGTGAGGACGGCTTTTGAGCATAATCAAGTCATTTTAGCTTTTAAGTCAACAGCTCATCAACCAAAATTTACAGCAAAAGAGCATATTGTGGAAGATGGTCATATAGCTGATATGATTAAACAACTAAAATTACTAATCAAGGATGAACAAGCATTCAGAAATGCAGTTGAAATGCAGCGCTTTAAAGATATCTCATCACTTCCTCAAGATTATCAAGAGAAAGTAGGTGCTTTTTATGACGCCTAA
- a CDS encoding Ig-like domain-containing protein → MEKKLISDTQVRVKMYKAGKNWVSILISKWKMIKQGGQTITLKKRESSIDSAELSLQNRQYIKALLLAGTVSGGALISNAVVQADETTVATDTTNASSNTDVVIVSTTETASTSSTGSTSTSVTSESQSSTSQSLSDGQESQTLSTTSTDTRSQTSESLSKTSEGSSTSISASESTSEVTPRMVRSRVYVRAAATTPTDVTSQLTNVAISFNDSQNVNPGTINMGTGEHLYLETSFQIASARANDTFSIKLSDNLDINGVGTSLTVEQIQSNGETLATGVYDPDTHTIKYTFTSDIINVTKASVTNPIWPDDRLIPNTTSGQTFTASVGTTSQSITENISYGTETTTKVGNQDLQINSRIVQQDETTQTVTYNTLVNPNGNNLTTSYHYYSEITNVTNTDDGTGHIITSTVNLRDATVQIYRGTTTTIGQSINPDLSTLTDVTDVYSHTVDQYGNIVIDWGNNAFSDTNNNVYMIVVKASYNNTEDIGLVSSLETIVLNRYKFAAYHGAYVRDATGKSAFESEKTAESLSVSSSESLSLHDQSLSESNSISLVAHDQSVSQSESVSLSEYTQSVSASLSTEQSEHEASVNASISESLSQHDQSVSLSTSESISNFEVSVSTSESLADSEYYQSVVTSVSASASLKE, encoded by the coding sequence ATGGAAAAAAAGCTTATTTCTGATACCCAAGTACGTGTCAAAATGTATAAAGCTGGTAAAAATTGGGTAAGTATTCTCATTTCAAAATGGAAAATGATTAAACAAGGTGGACAAACAATAACATTAAAAAAGCGTGAGTCCTCAATTGATTCTGCTGAACTTTCTTTACAAAATAGACAGTATATAAAAGCTCTTCTTTTAGCAGGAACGGTTTCTGGTGGAGCACTTATTTCAAATGCTGTTGTACAGGCAGATGAAACGACAGTTGCAACAGATACCACAAATGCCAGTAGTAATACAGATGTTGTGATTGTCTCAACAACGGAAACAGCAAGTACATCTTCTACTGGAAGCACTAGTACAAGCGTTACTAGTGAATCACAATCTTCTACTAGTCAGTCATTATCAGATGGTCAAGAGAGTCAAACACTTAGCACTACATCGACAGACACAAGGAGTCAAACCTCAGAGTCGCTATCAAAAACGTCTGAAGGTAGTTCTACATCAATATCAGCATCTGAATCAACATCAGAAGTAACACCTAGAATGGTTAGAAGTCGAGTATACGTTCGTGCAGCAGCTACCACACCGACAGATGTAACCTCTCAGTTAACCAATGTGGCAATATCATTTAACGATAGTCAAAATGTCAATCCAGGAACCATTAACATGGGTACTGGTGAGCATTTGTATTTAGAAACATCATTTCAAATAGCTTCCGCACGCGCAAATGATACTTTTTCAATCAAACTAAGTGATAATTTGGATATAAATGGCGTGGGTACTAGCTTAACTGTTGAACAGATTCAATCAAATGGAGAAACTTTAGCAACAGGTGTTTATGATCCTGACACACACACTATCAAATACACCTTCACATCGGATATTATTAATGTGACTAAAGCGTCTGTTACCAATCCAATCTGGCCAGATGATCGCTTAATCCCAAATACAACTTCTGGACAAACATTTACTGCTAGTGTAGGTACAACAAGTCAATCTATTACTGAGAATATTTCTTATGGGACAGAGACCACTACTAAAGTAGGAAATCAAGATTTACAAATAAATTCGCGCATTGTTCAGCAGGATGAAACAACCCAAACAGTAACATATAATACTTTAGTTAATCCAAATGGTAATAATCTAACAACTAGTTATCATTATTATTCTGAAATTACTAATGTTACAAATACTGATGACGGTACTGGACATATCATTACCAGTACGGTAAATTTAAGAGATGCAACAGTTCAGATTTATAGAGGGACAACTACAACAATTGGTCAAAGTATTAATCCTGATCTATCAACCCTAACTGATGTGACAGATGTCTATTCACATACAGTAGACCAATATGGAAATATTGTCATTGATTGGGGAAATAATGCTTTTTCAGATACAAACAATAATGTCTATATGATTGTTGTAAAAGCGTCATATAATAATACCGAAGATATTGGACTTGTATCAAGTCTTGAAACTATCGTCCTAAATAGATATAAATTTGCTGCTTACCATGGTGCCTATGTCAGAGATGCTACAGGTAAGAGTGCCTTTGAGTCTGAGAAAACTGCTGAATCGTTAAGTGTTTCTAGTTCAGAATCGTTATCACTTCATGATCAATCACTCAGTGAGTCAAACTCGATTTCTTTAGTCGCACATGATCAATCTGTTTCGCAATCAGAATCAGTTTCATTATCTGAATACACACAATCTGTCAGTGCATCTTTATCAACGGAACAATCTGAGCATGAGGCTTCGGTAAATGCTTCAATTTCAGAATCATTGTCTCAACATGATCAATCAGTTAGCCTATCAACATCTGAAAGTATTTCTAATTTTGAAGTCTCTGTTAGCACTTCAGAATCTCTAGCAGACTCTGAGTATTACCAATCTGTAGTGACATCAGTATCAGCCTCTGCTTCATTGAAAGAATAA
- a CDS encoding LPXTG cell wall anchor domain-containing protein, giving the protein MSLSESTSLSAYEEFTKKSASESQSVYESSVLASTSASLSTEEESASLVASESLSNQEKSMSDLDSTSLSEYEQSILESASASVSLYDQSLENSASESQSVYENSIFVSTSASISEKDRLENQSLSESLSESQASVLQSESESLSNDAASISASESLADSQYYESVMTSTSNSVSLQEYQASLSASESLSIYDQSLENSASESQSIYENSVLASTSESISEKDKQENQSLSEFLSESQESVLKSESESLSNADKSVSIQASESQSISEKDEFTSESISLSQYESSASQKLSESSSAYDQSVNASLSESQSSFDESVFESTSESLFQDDELGSNSLAGSLIERFFSESSSESLSLSQSLSLSEQTSMSSSETTMTSEHLSLSASQNASTSETIKNQAVQHKHQELPNTGDETNKSNLLVGQGILIAILGLLGFKKKKE; this is encoded by the coding sequence TTGAGTCTTTCAGAGTCCACATCCTTATCGGCTTATGAGGAATTCACAAAAAAATCGGCCTCAGAATCACAGTCAGTTTATGAAAGTTCTGTTCTAGCTTCAACTTCAGCATCTCTATCAACAGAAGAAGAATCAGCAAGTCTAGTTGCCTCAGAATCCTTATCCAATCAAGAGAAGTCAATGAGCGATCTTGATTCGACATCACTCTCGGAATATGAACAATCGATTTTAGAATCAGCTTCAGCTTCAGTATCATTGTATGATCAATCCCTAGAAAACTCAGCTTCAGAATCACAGTCAGTTTATGAAAATTCGATCTTCGTTTCAACATCGGCTTCTATTTCTGAAAAAGATAGATTAGAAAATCAATCCTTATCAGAGTCTTTATCAGAATCTCAGGCCAGTGTTTTGCAATCTGAATCAGAATCCCTCTCAAATGATGCTGCTTCAATCAGTGCTTCAGAATCACTTGCAGATTCACAATATTATGAGTCAGTGATGACCTCTACTTCAAATTCCGTATCCTTACAAGAATATCAAGCTAGTTTATCAGCCTCAGAATCACTTTCTATTTACGATCAATCCTTAGAAAACTCAGCTTCAGAATCACAATCAATATATGAAAATTCTGTACTAGCTTCAACATCAGAGTCAATTTCTGAAAAAGATAAGCAAGAAAATCAATCTTTATCAGAATTCTTGTCAGAATCACAAGAAAGTGTTCTAAAATCAGAATCAGAGTCACTTTCAAATGCTGATAAATCAGTGAGCATTCAAGCATCAGAATCGCAATCAATCAGTGAAAAGGATGAATTCACTTCAGAATCTATTTCTCTGTCACAATATGAGTCTTCTGCTAGTCAGAAATTGTCCGAATCATCATCAGCTTATGATCAATCAGTCAATGCTTCTTTATCAGAATCACAATCATCATTTGATGAGTCAGTATTTGAATCAACTTCAGAATCACTCTTCCAAGATGATGAGTTGGGAAGTAATTCACTAGCGGGGTCACTAATTGAAAGATTCTTCTCAGAAAGTAGTTCAGAGTCTCTAAGTTTAAGTCAATCACTCAGTTTATCTGAACAAACATCGATGAGTAGTAGTGAAACAACGATGACATCAGAGCACCTATCACTGTCTGCTAGTCAAAACGCTTCAACATCTGAGACAATTAAAAACCAAGCTGTTCAGCATAAGCACCAAGAACTTCCAAATACAGGAGATGAAACTAATAAGTCTAATCTATTGGTCGGACAAGGTATATTAATAGCAATATTAGGATTACTTGGTTTCAAGAAGAAAAAAGAGTAG
- a CDS encoding LysR family transcriptional regulator, giving the protein MNLQHLRYFVTLANLEHYTKAAEQLHITQPTLSHAIAMIEEELGLPLFKKQGRNVILTKEGDVFKEEIQKALSIIDDTVVTMQAHAQMTIQLDIALLRSLSHYIVPNLIRDFMSNYPNHHIQFNFFNDSGMSIDLLQGVIDGKYDLAFCSKLDQYKQISYIPIAVQDMVLVVPKDHPLSTLDKVQLKDTLSYPQIWFSKRSGLRPIYNNLFKGFSDEVTVAFEVEEDETIAGLVAQQFGISILPRMDLLQTLDVDIIELDELKASHYYYLAYLTDAKISPATEDFISYVTKSFKQKK; this is encoded by the coding sequence ATGAATCTACAACATTTAAGGTATTTTGTGACACTTGCAAATTTAGAGCATTACACAAAAGCTGCTGAACAATTGCATATTACTCAGCCAACTTTAAGTCACGCTATTGCCATGATTGAAGAAGAATTGGGATTACCTCTTTTTAAAAAACAAGGACGAAATGTCATACTAACCAAGGAAGGTGACGTTTTCAAAGAGGAAATTCAAAAAGCTTTAAGCATTATTGATGATACTGTTGTGACCATGCAAGCACATGCACAAATGACCATTCAATTAGATATTGCTTTACTAAGATCACTGAGTCATTATATTGTGCCAAATCTCATTAGAGATTTTATGTCCAATTATCCTAATCACCATATCCAGTTTAATTTTTTTAATGATAGTGGCATGTCAATCGATTTATTACAAGGTGTTATTGATGGGAAATATGACCTTGCATTTTGTTCAAAATTAGACCAATATAAACAGATTAGTTATATTCCTATTGCTGTTCAAGATATGGTCCTCGTTGTGCCGAAGGACCATCCTTTGTCGACTTTAGATAAGGTTCAACTTAAAGATACTCTTTCTTATCCACAAATTTGGTTTTCAAAACGAAGTGGGTTGAGACCTATTTATAATAATCTTTTTAAAGGTTTTAGTGATGAAGTGACGGTAGCATTTGAAGTTGAAGAAGATGAAACTATTGCTGGACTTGTAGCACAACAATTTGGAATTTCTATATTACCAAGAATGGATTTGCTACAGACACTAGACGTTGATATTATAGAACTAGATGAATTAAAAGCATCGCATTACTACTACCTTGCCTACTTAACAGATGCAAAAATATCACCAGCTACCGAAGATTTTATTTCATATGTCACAAAATCATTTAAACAGAAAAAATAG